In Cheilinus undulatus linkage group 14, ASM1832078v1, whole genome shotgun sequence, a genomic segment contains:
- the LOC121521555 gene encoding thyroxine 5-deiodinase-like has protein sequence MMHDSGGVQMARALKHAALCLMLLPRFLLAAVMLWLLDFLCIRKKVLLKMGEGQDSPDDPPVCVSDANKMFTLESLRAVWYGQKLDFLKSAHLGRAAPNTEVMLVQDRRQVRILDCMKGKRPLILNFGSCSUPPFMTRLAAFQRVVSQYEDIADFLVVYIEEAHPSDGWVSSDAPYQIPKHRCLEDRLRAARLMLAEVPGSNVVVDNMDNSSNAAYGAYFERLYIVKDERVVYQGGRGPEGYRISELKNWLEQYRNDLLNSQTAVLHV, from the coding sequence ATGATGCACGACTCCGGCGGTGTCCAAATGGCAAGGGCGCTGAAGCACGCAGCGCTGTGCCTGATGCTGCTGCCCCGCTTCCTCCTGGCCGCCGTCATGCTGTGGCTCCTGGATTTCTTGTGCATTAGGAAAAAAGTGCTGCTGAAAATGGGAGAGGGGCAGGACAGCCCGGACGACCCTCCGGTGTGCGTCTCTGACGCCAACAAGATGTTCACCTTGGAGTCACTCAGGGCGGTGTGGTACGGACAGAAATTAGACTTTCTCAAATCTGCGCACCTCGGACGTGCAGCGCCCAACACCGAGGTGATGCTGGTCCAGGATCGGAGGCAGGTCCGGATCCTGGACTGTATGAAAGGGAAGAGACCGCTCATCCTCAACTTTGGCAGCTGTTCCTGACCGCCATTCATGACGCGTCTGGCGGCGTTTCAGCGCGTCGTTAGCCAGTATGAAGACATTGCGGACTTTTTAGTTGTATATATCGAGGAGGCGCATCCTTCGGATGGCTGGGTGAGCTCGGACGCTCCGTACCAGATCCCCAAGCACCGCTGCCTGGAGGACAGACTGAGAGCCGCCAGGCTGATGCTCGCAGAAGTGCCGGGCAGTAACGTAGTGGTGGATAATATGGACAACTCGTCCAACGCTGCGTACGGAGCCTACTTTGAGAGACTTTACATTGTGAAGGATGAGAGGGTGGTGTACCAAGGGGGCAGGGGGCCAGAGGGATACAGGATCTCTGAGCTTAAAAACTGGCTGGAGCAATACAGGAACGATCTGCTGAATTCCCAAACAGCAGTGCTCCATGTGTAG